The Synchiropus splendidus isolate RoL2022-P1 chromosome 5, RoL_Sspl_1.0, whole genome shotgun sequence DNA window GGCGCACTTTGTAAGCCGGGCTCTCCCCGTCCCTCTTCAGTTCTGTCACAACTGAGATCTCGGGGAAATTGTCAAGGGCCGTCTGGGGAGAGACACTTGTGGTGAGGTGGACCGAGGTTTCCACTACTTGTAAAAGATTGTGGTGCTCTTCAATGACAGGTGCCACGCCTTCCGAATGATGAGCTCTTTTTTCTTGCTGAAATCTTGCGTGATCGAACGCACTAAAACGTagtgaaaacattgaaacaagcggaaaacagctgtgttttcaatggaaaaatcccaaaaggaAAGTGTCTGCTGATCTGAAGTctgccggacatatgaagagacgaaCCGGGTGAGGACGGCACCAATTCACTaaacccctcctcctcttcctgctgcttccttgtttctcagtgacTATACCTCTGAATCTGTTTGAAACCCTAAGTGTGTTTATGTTACTGGTGTACAGATGTTAACAGCCTACTCTGACTCTGAAATTTCAAACAGTTAATGATGAATCAATTGAAAAGTTCTCCTAACAATGATTGTATTCTGATGAGATTCCGTTAAATGTTTAAGTGTcatattatgtatatatatatatatattggaccAAAAACAACGTGTTTGTGCTATTGTTTTAGATTGTAACTTACTTACTTGGGAAGGGTTTCTACCTTTTTCCCCGgttaaaaggtttttttttgggtAGTTTTCTTCCCACTCAAGTCATGAGAAGGGTttgtattatgttattattgttttaatcaTTGATAAACAGGGGGGAAATGTAAAAGGAATTAACCAAACATTATGTTATCTATGATTAAATGTCACTGTACACTGCTGAAGAGAACAACTAGAAACTAGGCCGACTAACTGTACGTTCTGTAAGAGGTGATTCAAGTGTAGAAACGCAGACAAACTCATTGTCACATCTAAATTCCTTCCTTCAATAAAAGATCGAGGAGGGTGAGTGCTCACTGTCAGTTCCATGACCCTCGCGAGTGAAAAGACAATCTTGACTGCTCTGATATCTGCTCCGTGAAAGTAGACTTGTCTTGGTCTTCTACTCAGATTTCCCTGACAACCGCTTCTGGATCTCCCGAACAACCGGCCACCTACCTTCAGGACTTGCCCAACGTGCAGTTTCTGCAGGAGAAGCTTCTTGTGTTCAGCGATCACCCCATCCACACGTCTCACATGAGGCAGCAGGAGCTCATCTGGAGCAGGCCGGGATCAGTGGGGTTAATAACAGCTCGCCTCTCTTGTGACCACATCACATCTCTCACCGTTGGACTTCTCTAGTGTGGACACCACGTCTTCGTCTAAGGCCACGCTGATGAGCAGCTCCACGAAGCTCCTGAACGTTTCCTTTGTCGGCCGTGCGACGGGGAAGCGTGATGCCGACAGACCTGACTCTGGTTGCAAGAGACATCCAGATGAATTCTCCTCACTGTGTAAAAGAAAAGGCTCTTTTAACCCTCACCTCCAGCGTCTTCTGCGGACGACCCTGAAGCTGCAGGGGAAAACTCCTCCTtccacttcttcctcttcttgggCGGCGGCTCCGCTTTCGTCTTCACTTGTTTGGGCCGCGGCTTTTGCGTTTGTGAAAATGCTGAAGGAGGAGCCGTCAAGCTCAGCATGGTCCTCACATGCAGCCCCCTGTGGACCAGGCGTTAAAGCAAACGTGCAACTCCAGGAGACTAGGCACGCTCCAGTGCATGTACCTGAGAGAGGTGATGGGTTTGCAGCGCGGCTTTCGACTGCAAACACGAACGTACTCCCTTTTATTGACAGTGTCCAGAAACTTCACATATATCCTCTGGTACATGGTCTTGGCATCTCCAAAGTATCCCAGATACTATTCACAGACAAATGGAAGTCACTACAACTGTCCCTGATTCAAGACTGAATGGTACTTAGGGCACACTTACGCTGTTAGTGGCTGAGAAGACTCTCTTCCCGTCTCTCAGTTCAGGCACAAACTTCTGCAGCAGAGCCTTCTGGACCTTCCATATTGCTGGCGGCTCACTTCCTGTCGTCATCGTCACCTGACAAAGACATTACACACACATAAGCCATCCACTAAGTCTACACATGTAAAGAGGGCCACTCCACCTTGAGGCTCTGGATGTCTTCGTTCCTCACGACGAACTCGTCCCGCTCTCTGTACATGCCTTCTCCCCCGCTGTCCGACAGCTCTTCGTCGGTCAGGCCCTCGATGGCCACGCTCTTCAGTTCGGCGGCCAGTTCTCCTTTTGCAGGCGACTCTTTTGCGTCCAGAAACACAGGTCCAGCCGGGACAGTGACGGTCATCGCCTGCAATGGCGCCGCCCGTAAACGCTCCTCTGGGACAGTGTGAGGAGCAGTGGCTGCAGATTCTGGTTTGATCATCATAATGGAGATGGGGGCGTCTGGATCACAGAACATTTGACATGAAATAAGgcaatgaaacatgaaacaaactttaaacaaactaaaataaagcTGGATCACCTGTCCTGACTTTGCGCTCTGTCGTCTCATCCAGGGCGGACAGTGCAGAGCAAATGCTGTTCCTCAGCGCCAGATTCCTTCCAGTGTTTTCCTCTTCATCAGAGCTGAAAGACGGTAGAGTCTCCAAGTTCTTCTGCAGGTCTTCATCCAGGCGTTTTTGCTGAGTGACAGCGCCTCGACCGTCCTGAGCAGCGAAAGGCGCCGGCGGACTCCGCAGGTTTGGGGGTTGCGGGTAAAATGCATACGGCGGTGGTTTGGTGGAAGGAACGGCCTTTTTGGTGCGGTTGATGGTCCTCGAAGGGTTTGGGGAGAACTGCTGTTTTGGGCCTGATTTGATGAAGTCAAGGAAAGAGCCCATGAAACCGGTTTTGACTTctggctgcttctcctccacctctcggATCTTCTGCCGGATCCTCTCCTGCTGAGGGCAGCCGTCGTGCGGTGTCTGCGGGGGAGTCGGCGAGCTCACATCCGCCCCCTTTGAGTTCTGACGCTTGGCCTGACCGCTGCGCTTGGCTGGTTTTGTTGGATCACCATCCTCTTCAGAACCATTTTTTGTCTTCGGGTTCACCTTCTTTTTGGGAAAGCCGTCAGCATCCAAGCACTCCATCAGACAATCTTCTGTTACACACTTCCCGCTACCCTTCATGGGTACGTTTTGGTGACCTTCGATGACCTGCCCAACATTGTTGTCGGGGTTCTTGTCATCACCGTTCGTGCTGTCGGAGGTCACTTGAACTCCATTCAGGGCTACCACATGAGAGTTGGTCAGGACTGCGGCTGAGGCACTGGAGAAACTAGGCGACAAGTGCCTTAAATCTACAGTCTGAACTGTTTGAAAGAAACCCTTGTCACTGGCAGGGCTTGCCATGGCGGTCAAATTCGCCTCCGACGAAGACGCAGTCTTGGCAAAGTCTTGTGGTGCGACACCACAAGCAGCCACAGTGGCAGCCAAGATGTCATCGACGTTTGAGAGAATATGACGGTCGTCCGCCAGAAGCATCGAGTCGGGGAAGCAAATGGAGTTCAGGACAAACTGGTTCTTAGTGTCATTAGAATGgtggtttgtgttttgactgaAGATGTGTTTTGCTGAGTCGGTGCACTCTGAGTTGGACCCTGGCGCCAGCGTGCTTCGCTGACTCGCCGTGTTGATGCCTAAGATTTCCCGCGCCATCTGAAGATACTGCGCAGGTGCAATGTCTTCACCTTGTACCGTCTTCAAAGGGGCTGCGCCTTGATGAACCAggggctgctggaggagaatcATCTGGTTGGGCTCAAGAAGCACCTGCGAGCCCGGCGCTGAGATGAACTGGGTGTGGGTCGGTGGCGCCGGATTCTGGCTCAGACTTTGATGGGAGGGGTCAGGGGATTTGAGCTGAAGCTGTTCTGGATTCAGAAGCAGGTGTGAAGAAGCAAGATCAGAGTTGGACACTTTTGAGTTGGTGCTGCCCGGTCCATCAACCAGAGAACCCACCCTGCTGCTCGGTGTTGTGTGTCCGGTAAACTTGTCCTCTGACTGCAAGTTGCCCCTGATAATAACTCCTTGCATTTTATCAGAGTCTTCTGTTTTAGGAACAGTGTTTTGGTTGCTGGTCGTACCATCAGTGGATGAGGTTTGGAGAGCTTGAAGATCCTGGACAGCAAGCTCTCCCAGTTTCTGTTTGTCAAATGATGGTCTTACATCTACTTGTGATGACCTGCTATTGTTCTCTGAGGAGAAGGTCACCAATTTTGTATCATAAATATGCTTTGCCTGAACACCTGTGTCATGTGGCTTTGCCTCCACAACGGTCGGCAGTATAGAAAAGCCCTGCGTGGAACATGATGTGAGCGGAGTTGCGGGCTGGTATGAGGGGTTGAGCGACTGTGCTGTGGTGCAGGGCTGAGCCTGAGGAGCAGAAACTTGGCTCTGTGTATAAGACGTATACGTCACATTCTGAGCCTGAGAAGAATTGAAAGTCTCAGAGAAACTTGCCGGGCATAACCCTTGGATCTGGTACTGAACCACTTGCTCTTGGCTCAATCCTGGCCTGGAGGAGTAACCAAGGCTCGGACTCACAGATGTCACGCTGTCAGAAGCGGTGGAAAAAGACGGCTTGTAAAGAGTGGGGAGTTGGTCCGAGTTGGCGTGGGAGGACTGGGAGGCAACGTACGGTTGAGAAAGGCCACTGGACAATAAGGTGGACATTTGCATCGACTGCTGGTGAGCTATCACAGAATTCTGCTTGTGGACTGTAGAAGAATAACGGTCAGAAGATTCTGCACTGTGGTTCTGAGCGTGACAGAGGTCACCACTGCCGTCCACAGATGTGAGCTTGGATGAGCTGTCCGTCGTCTTCAGCACTGAGGTGGATGAGTACGCCTGAGTACTTGAATCGGTTTCGGATTGAGGGCCGTGAGCTGCAGATGCTGACTCTGTGGGAGGGCTGAGGGACACAGACGTCTCACTGGATGAAGCTCGCTGGTAAGAAACGTCCTCATCATTACCAGAGCCAAAGTACCCTTGTAAGGAGTGTTCGGAACTGGACAGTTGCTCTGAGGCTGCATGGCTGCTGGAAGGCCGCTGGTGGTGTTTTATGACACTGCATTCTCTCGGAAGAGATCGTTCAACCGAGCCAGAAAAGACAGTGGAGCCATATGGGTGAGTTCCACTGTGGGTAACAGGCAGGGCCGGAGGAAGAAGGCTGAACTGTGGCTGCAGGAGGTGAGGGGCCGACTCCTGCGCTGAGCGGTATGTGGAGGACTGCACAGGAAGAGCCGAGCCCAACGGTGGTCCAGAAAGGTGATTGAAGGTCAGGGCAGTGGGTAGCACCGTTTGGCTGGATTTG harbors:
- the qser1 gene encoding glutamine and serine-rich protein 1, whose amino-acid sequence is MMDRNYPTSSSFADPLASPAQTVASWAYDRSSATLKASSSYGAGHLDTELLQRQSYTSTHLPSYSSSQLSAAGSLDTSGNSTESIMSFLSAMESRTLQAGPASASLLPPFRPTSWPTGTNSSSTELYLTGALPSTATFPSPAALSSYQHTAAYSTNPTLLQDTTFSTSANGLFTHDPLLHVKSSQTVLPTALTFNHLSGPPLGSALPVQSSTYRSAQESAPHLLQPQFSLLPPALPVTHSGTHPYGSTVFSGSVERSLPRECSVIKHHQRPSSSHAASEQLSSSEHSLQGYFGSGNDEDVSYQRASSSETSVSLSPPTESASAAHGPQSETDSSTQAYSSTSVLKTTDSSSKLTSVDGSGDLCHAQNHSAESSDRYSSTVHKQNSVIAHQQSMQMSTLLSSGLSQPYVASQSSHANSDQLPTLYKPSFSTASDSVTSVSPSLGYSSRPGLSQEQVVQYQIQGLCPASFSETFNSSQAQNVTYTSYTQSQVSAPQAQPCTTAQSLNPSYQPATPLTSCSTQGFSILPTVVEAKPHDTGVQAKHIYDTKLVTFSSENNSRSSQVDVRPSFDKQKLGELAVQDLQALQTSSTDGTTSNQNTVPKTEDSDKMQGVIIRGNLQSEDKFTGHTTPSSRVGSLVDGPGSTNSKVSNSDLASSHLLLNPEQLQLKSPDPSHQSLSQNPAPPTHTQFISAPGSQVLLEPNQMILLQQPLVHQGAAPLKTVQGEDIAPAQYLQMAREILGINTASQRSTLAPGSNSECTDSAKHIFSQNTNHHSNDTKNQFVLNSICFPDSMLLADDRHILSNVDDILAATVAACGVAPQDFAKTASSSEANLTAMASPASDKGFFQTVQTVDLRHLSPSFSSASAAVLTNSHVVALNGVQVTSDSTNGDDKNPDNNVGQVIEGHQNVPMKGSGKCVTEDCLMECLDADGFPKKKVNPKTKNGSEEDGDPTKPAKRSGQAKRQNSKGADVSSPTPPQTPHDGCPQQERIRQKIREVEEKQPEVKTGFMGSFLDFIKSGPKQQFSPNPSRTINRTKKAVPSTKPPPYAFYPQPPNLRSPPAPFAAQDGRGAVTQQKRLDEDLQKNLETLPSFSSDEEENTGRNLALRNSICSALSALDETTERKVRTDAPISIMMIKPESAATAPHTVPEERLRAAPLQAMTVTVPAGPVFLDAKESPAKGELAAELKSVAIEGLTDEELSDSGGEGMYRERDEFVVRNEDIQSLKVTMTTGSEPPAIWKVQKALLQKFVPELRDGKRVFSATNSYLGYFGDAKTMYQRIYVKFLDTVNKREYVRVCSRKPRCKPITSLRGLHVRTMLSLTAPPSAFSQTQKPRPKQVKTKAEPPPKKRKKWKEEFSPAASGSSAEDAGESGLSASRFPVARPTKETFRSFVELLISVALDEDVVSTLEKSNDELLLPHVRRVDGVIAEHKKLLLQKLHVGQVLKTALDNFPEISVVTELKRDGESPAYKVRLSGRAYNKKTMKTYRMPNKVPQEYTVDQQRTQLLSLYHSVQHFKYHTYLMCKDKMASLQVQAGDLGREQTVQECLKNHTWVEGLFDRFEELVNQVQQVCR